In Listeria monocytogenes, the following proteins share a genomic window:
- a CDS encoding XRE/MutR family transcriptional regulator, whose protein sequence is MGSYGELIREIRLSKGLTQKEVYTGIISRSYAIGFEKGKHEITLSLFEEILKRIMVPLDEFFFIYRDFSSTEDDSFWIDFVELSGKNDVVGMQALLDKITLERTEQSEVRKAILHTRIQTINHYLRTNVFDESNISDEYKKIIHDYLWKMQTWTLEEVRIFSNGISFFEEEVQIHFYQIMLKSYEKYRYYDRGRLLFCHLFANLTDELIIQNKINYANLVLEKLKEASETSGSFNSAFYRIVANYYQGAIWMKEGEVEKGYHQAKRAIQTWKELHYEAIADLYSVVLKQFLEKENIQVED, encoded by the coding sequence ATGCAATCGGATTTGAAAAAGGTAAACACGAGATTACTTTGAGTTTGTTTGAAGAAATTTTAAAGCGGATCATGGTTCCTCTAGATGAATTCTTTTTTATTTACAGAGACTTTTCTTCGACAGAGGATGATAGTTTTTGGATTGATTTCGTCGAGCTATCAGGTAAAAATGATGTTGTAGGGATGCAGGCGTTGCTAGATAAAATAACTTTAGAGCGAACGGAGCAGTCAGAAGTTAGAAAAGCGATACTTCATACGAGAATTCAAACTATTAATCATTATTTGCGTACGAATGTGTTTGATGAATCGAATATTTCTGATGAATATAAAAAAATTATTCATGACTATCTTTGGAAAATGCAGACGTGGACTTTAGAAGAGGTTCGTATTTTTTCCAACGGCATATCATTTTTTGAGGAAGAAGTACAAATTCACTTTTATCAAATTATGTTGAAATCGTATGAAAAGTATAGGTACTATGATAGAGGAAGACTGCTATTTTGCCATCTATTTGCTAATCTGACAGATGAACTCATCATACAGAATAAAATCAATTATGCGAATCTAGTACTCGAAAAATTAAAAGAAGCATCTGAAACAAGTGGTAGTTTTAACAGTGCTTTTTATCGAATAGTAGCCAATTATTATCAAGGAGCTATTTGGATGAAAGAAGGCGAAGTGGAAAAGGGCTATCACCAGGCCAAAAGAGCCATTCAAACATGGAAAGAACTGCACTATGAAGCAATAGCAGATTTGTATAGCGTGGTTTTAAAACAATTTTTAGAAAAAGAAAATATCCAAGTAGAAGATTAA
- a CDS encoding XRE/MutR family transcriptional regulator — protein MISYGELIRQIRQSKKISQKEVYTGVISKSYAIEFEKGTHAISSLLLEKIVAKLMVSMEEFFLMYHQEELPEKEDFWETYARTCKTDEASAWESLYQKISLEKGKVNQVKSAAIKLELDHIKGKQVADKKAVQILENYLIEAVFWTLQDIFLFTRMMHYLPLKSRVPFYYKLLNTLDRYRHFERGRSILQSALASIMDDFIERNEIEHMELMIKSLEKISEDCDGTYFKILCMYYRGIVRWGEGEEREGGEEIDQAVAILRALGYENKAAEYETMYRQFARENNDIKTME, from the coding sequence ATGATAAGTTATGGTGAGCTGATTCGGCAAATAAGGCAGTCTAAAAAAATTTCCCAAAAAGAAGTGTACACAGGGGTTATTAGTAAATCTTATGCAATTGAATTTGAAAAGGGGACACATGCAATATCAAGCCTATTACTCGAGAAAATTGTCGCTAAGTTAATGGTGAGTATGGAGGAATTTTTCTTAATGTATCATCAAGAGGAGTTGCCGGAGAAGGAAGATTTTTGGGAAACTTACGCGCGGACATGTAAAACGGATGAAGCAAGCGCTTGGGAATCCCTTTACCAAAAAATATCATTAGAAAAAGGAAAAGTTAATCAAGTGAAAAGCGCGGCGATAAAACTGGAGTTAGATCATATAAAAGGCAAACAAGTGGCGGACAAAAAAGCGGTTCAAATTTTGGAGAATTATTTGATTGAAGCGGTTTTTTGGACATTGCAGGATATCTTTTTATTTACGCGGATGATGCACTATTTGCCACTGAAAAGCCGAGTACCGTTCTATTATAAATTGTTAAACACGCTGGATAGATACCGCCATTTTGAACGAGGAAGAAGCATTTTACAATCGGCGCTGGCTAGTATCATGGATGATTTTATAGAGAGAAATGAAATAGAGCATATGGAGCTAATGATAAAAAGCTTAGAGAAAATTAGTGAGGACTGTGATGGTACTTATTTCAAAATTCTTTGTATGTATTATCGTGGAATTGTACGGTGGGGAGAAGGCGAAGAGCGCGAAGGTGGCGAAGAAATCGATCAGGCAGTAGCTATTTTGCGGGCATTAGGTTATGAAAATAAAGCGGCAGAGTATGAAACCATGTACCGGCAATTTGCGAGGGAAAACAACGATATAAAAACGATGGAATGA
- a CDS encoding MucBP domain-containing protein — MLKKIFIALIALVVIINTVSFTAVSASTPTWLEQTMNSNEPFIKEIEKETGKTRANITQTDLEAITALRVTGASDIPTNIDMLTHLTTLEVKNGTLSSVSNSVGNLKELKILVLNDNNLSTFPMIAFQLPKLEELQVSGGTIEEIPATITNMASHLKFLGILNNHLVKVPDAIFTTNWTNATGGDLDLMAAGNQIVTNIPANYISQFNNGDNLLEFYDNNYQKQDQLTTTPGYTIDVPVGTDFNQLTPDKTKLALTSGRTLLAQHEFEYYDDGSSSLIHNGVAAAPGQATIFIKSKFSTQSNKFARTQVTVNITALNGGPITVKHEDTKGQELAPPVILNGKDGDPYTTTQKTFPGYTLVATPANQNGTFTMNPATVNYVYSANDYKLTSTFKDAQGQELKAPVVDTKDYHIQDNYTTTAATIPGYSLVSTPANQNGTFGAGNVTVNYVYKKDDYTLTSTYKDTNGQELKAPVVDATTYHYQDTYTTTAAVFPGYTLVATPTNATGTFGSSNITVNYVYQANGYQLTSTFKDQQGKTIAPDDVDTKTYHVNDPYTTTAKTIPGYTLVTTPANDQGNFGTSDITVDYVYKAEDYTLTSTYKDAQGKELKQPVVDSKKYHIQDNYSTSAATIPGYTLVATPANETGTFHTSDVTVNYVYKLTDLKLTSTYKDAQGTELKPPVVDSKTYHIQDNYATTAAVIPGYTLVATPANQSGTFGSTDIQVNYVYQAVAYKLTSTYKDQQGNDLALPKVDSKTYHIQDGYTTSDIAIPGYTLVAAPTNQTGTFGASDVTVNYVYKANDYTLTSTYKDAQGKELKTPVIDSQKYHINDTYTTTGATIPGYTLVAAPANQSGTFGAANVTVNYVYKADDYTLTSTYKDANGKELKAPVVDSKTYHTKDNYSTSAATIPGYTLVAAPANQTGTFNTSNVTVNYVYKANEYTLTSTFKNVQGTELKPAVVKKGFIIKDGYATSGVTIPGYTLVATPSNKKGTFGASNVTVNYVYKANGYALITTYKDTQGKDLKPLAIDTKTYNINDPYTATALNIPGYTLTTTPANEKGVFGASDETVNYVYKANDYTLTTTYKDANGKELQAPKVDAKTYHIQDTYKTTAAVIPGYTLVATPKNDQGTFGANNVTVNYVYQTNDYTLTSTFKDAQGNELKAAEIDAQKYHIHDTYTTKAAVIPGYTLEKTPTNETGTFNASDIQVNYVYKANDYQLTSTFKDQQGNEIALPTVDAKTYHIHDAYTTKARLIPGYSLVAAPTNQIGAFGTSDVTVNYVYKKDAIIKPITPAKPTILTIKTPASKVIKTKVVKQTLPKTGDDDAGLLNLLRLIGLVLILGVFLAVGSKKLR; from the coding sequence ATTTTAAAGAAAATATTTATTGCATTAATTGCGCTTGTAGTTATTATCAATACAGTTAGTTTTACGGCTGTTTCTGCAAGTACACCTACATGGTTAGAACAAACCATGAATAGTAATGAACCGTTTATAAAAGAGATTGAAAAAGAAACTGGTAAGACGAGAGCGAATATTACACAGACAGATTTAGAAGCTATAACTGCCTTGCGAGTAACAGGGGCAAGTGATATTCCGACTAATATTGATATGTTAACTCATTTAACTACGTTAGAAGTTAAAAATGGGACATTATCTTCCGTATCTAACTCAGTGGGGAATTTAAAGGAGTTAAAAATCTTAGTTCTGAATGATAATAATTTAAGCACCTTTCCAATGATTGCTTTCCAACTACCTAAGTTAGAAGAATTACAAGTTTCTGGGGGAACAATAGAAGAAATCCCTGCCACAATAACAAATATGGCGAGTCATTTGAAATTCTTAGGAATATTAAATAACCATTTAGTGAAGGTGCCAGACGCAATTTTCACTACGAACTGGACAAATGCTACTGGGGGAGACTTAGACTTAATGGCTGCAGGGAACCAGATTGTAACCAATATTCCTGCCAACTATATAAGCCAGTTTAATAATGGGGATAACCTATTAGAATTTTACGATAACAACTATCAAAAGCAAGACCAACTAACTACAACACCTGGATATACCATTGATGTACCTGTTGGAACTGATTTTAATCAATTAACACCAGACAAAACGAAACTCGCACTAACATCTGGACGAACTTTACTCGCACAACACGAATTCGAGTATTATGATGATGGTTCAAGTTCACTAATCCACAATGGCGTGGCAGCAGCACCGGGTCAAGCGACCATTTTCATCAAAAGCAAGTTTTCCACGCAATCGAACAAATTTGCCAGAACACAAGTTACAGTAAACATCACCGCGCTAAACGGCGGACCTATTACCGTGAAACATGAAGATACAAAAGGGCAAGAACTTGCGCCACCTGTCATTTTAAATGGTAAAGACGGGGATCCTTATACAACGACACAAAAAACTTTCCCAGGCTACACTTTAGTTGCAACACCAGCCAATCAAAATGGTACATTCACCATGAACCCGGCTACAGTCAACTATGTATACAGCGCAAATGATTATAAACTAACATCTACTTTCAAAGATGCCCAAGGTCAAGAACTAAAAGCGCCAGTTGTGGATACAAAAGATTACCATATCCAAGACAACTATACTACAACAGCAGCAACCATTCCGGGCTATTCTTTAGTTTCCACACCAGCTAATCAGAACGGAACTTTTGGAGCTGGGAATGTCACGGTTAATTATGTATACAAAAAAGACGATTACACACTTACTTCCACTTACAAAGATACGAATGGTCAAGAACTAAAAGCACCAGTGGTAGATGCGACAACGTATCATTATCAAGACACGTATACAACAACAGCCGCAGTTTTCCCAGGTTATACGTTAGTAGCAACGCCAACAAACGCTACTGGGACATTTGGTTCGTCAAACATCACTGTTAATTACGTATATCAAGCAAATGGCTATCAATTAACTTCTACATTTAAAGATCAACAAGGGAAGACAATCGCACCAGATGATGTCGATACTAAAACCTATCACGTGAACGATCCCTATACAACAACTGCCAAAACGATCCCGGGTTACACATTAGTAACAACACCTGCGAATGACCAAGGTAATTTTGGAACAAGCGATATTACGGTTGATTACGTTTATAAAGCAGAAGATTATACATTAACTTCGACTTACAAAGATGCACAAGGTAAAGAATTAAAACAACCCGTTGTAGATAGTAAAAAATATCATATTCAAGACAACTATTCTACAAGTGCAGCAACCATTCCGGGTTATACGCTAGTAGCGACACCTGCGAACGAAACAGGAACCTTCCATACAAGCGATGTTACGGTTAATTATGTGTATAAATTAACAGACTTAAAATTAACTTCGACATATAAAGATGCGCAAGGAACTGAGTTAAAACCACCCGTTGTAGATAGCAAAACGTATCATATTCAAGATAACTATGCTACAACTGCAGCTGTCATTCCTGGCTATACATTAGTCGCAACACCAGCGAACCAATCAGGCACTTTTGGTAGCACGGATATTCAAGTGAACTATGTGTACCAAGCAGTTGCTTATAAACTAACTTCGACGTATAAAGATCAACAAGGGAATGATTTAGCTTTACCAAAAGTAGATTCGAAAACGTACCATATTCAGGATGGTTACACGACGAGTGATATTGCTATTCCAGGCTATACATTAGTCGCGGCTCCAACGAATCAAACAGGTACATTTGGCGCGAGTGATGTAACCGTGAATTATGTCTACAAAGCCAATGACTACACACTAACTTCAACATATAAAGATGCACAAGGTAAGGAATTAAAAACGCCAGTCATAGACAGTCAAAAATATCACATTAACGACACTTATACTACGACAGGAGCTACTATTCCAGGTTACACATTAGTCGCAGCACCAGCGAATCAATCAGGTACATTTGGCGCGGCGAATGTAACAGTCAACTATGTATACAAAGCAGATGATTACACATTAACTTCGACCTACAAAGATGCAAACGGCAAAGAATTAAAAGCGCCAGTTGTAGACAGCAAAACTTACCATACAAAAGATAACTATTCTACTAGCGCAGCAACCATTCCTGGCTACACACTAGTGGCAGCACCAGCAAATCAAACAGGTACATTTAATACGAGCAATGTGACAGTCAATTATGTTTACAAGGCGAATGAATATACCTTAACTTCCACTTTCAAAAATGTACAAGGAACAGAACTAAAACCAGCTGTCGTGAAAAAAGGATTTATTATTAAGGATGGCTATGCGACTAGTGGCGTAACAATTCCAGGCTATACATTAGTGGCAACACCATCGAACAAAAAAGGAACATTTGGTGCTAGTAATGTAACAGTTAATTATGTATATAAAGCGAATGGTTATGCATTAATCACAACATATAAAGACACACAAGGTAAAGACTTAAAACCACTAGCCATTGATACAAAAACATACAATATTAACGACCCGTACACTGCAACAGCTCTAAACATCCCAGGTTATACATTAACAACTACACCAGCCAATGAAAAAGGTGTATTTGGCGCAAGTGATGAAACAGTTAATTACGTATATAAAGCAAATGATTATACGTTAACAACTACCTACAAAGACGCAAACGGCAAAGAACTACAAGCACCTAAAGTAGACGCGAAAACTTATCATATCCAAGACACATACAAAACAACTGCAGCAGTCATTCCTGGATATACATTAGTCGCAACACCTAAGAATGACCAAGGTACTTTTGGAGCGAACAATGTAACCGTGAATTACGTGTACCAAACAAATGATTACACGCTAACTTCGACATTTAAAGATGCTCAAGGAAACGAATTAAAAGCAGCAGAAATAGACGCACAAAAATACCATATTCATGACACTTACACAACGAAAGCAGCCGTGATTCCGGGTTACACTTTAGAAAAAACACCAACGAACGAAACGGGTACTTTTAATGCGAGTGATATTCAAGTGAATTATGTGTATAAAGCAAATGATTATCAACTTACTTCTACTTTTAAAGATCAACAAGGCAACGAAATAGCATTACCAACAGTTGATGCAAAAACTTATCACATTCATGACGCGTATACAACGAAAGCTCGCTTGATTCCAGGGTATAGCCTAGTAGCTGCACCAACAAACCAAATAGGTGCTTTTGGAACAAGTGATGTAACAGTCAATTATGTGTATAAAAAAGATGCTATTATCAAACCTATTACTCCAGCGAAACCAACTATTCTTACAATAAAAACACCTGCAAGCAAAGTAATTAAGACTAAAGTAGTTAAGCAAACTCTTCCTAAAACAGGGGATGACGATGCTGGACTATTAAACCTACTAAGACTTATAGGACTCGTTTTAATTTTAGGCGTATTTTTGGCAGTCGGAAGTAAAAAATTAAGATAA
- a CDS encoding lmo0331 family class 1 internalin: MKLSKFFTIIALSATVTSSLPIPMVKAESTTANEMKTENQLLKTELKETPKEKTPNNNLKNQLVQAGTKTYNDYFPDDNLAKEVAETMNKNADESVTVEELAKITKLDARSQDIEDSTGIEYLTGLEILYLEDNQLKSIDVSKNLNLKDLACSNNPLANLDVSKNLALEELTCENNELTQLDVSQNTALEYLYCPRNQLTKLDVSKNSALRYLACDVNQLTNLDVSKNPALTNLGCTKNQLTDLDISQNPNLSTLICSDNQLTNLDVSQNQSLAYLTCDNNKLKKIDIDQNLALIELSCENNQLTNLDTTQNLALEFLYCDDNQLTDLDVSKNVNLLILFCNNNQLTSLAVGDTIGKVRCNNNQLKDISFLPDYFTDDYDDYQAMDQTLVSPTQTTQNNTLVYAVPTDLLDKDGNIVSIIKPDNGGIYDAATRTITWENLPDNGEVSYTFENEDYGRFSGRVTVPYTGKETISISSDDEISYKEGTTKTEAAFLADIHASVTPATETITSNFADAVDFQTPGKYVVTLSVAGSDVTKDVIVYVTAEPSTDNPVAPTPPKDKDDTDVNNEQSPGNDKDGTDVNSGKSTDKQPVKVVEKQLPKTGDITSLSLSLAGIVCLSFGILFFIKRKKKTV, translated from the coding sequence TGAAAAACCAACTTGTCCAAGCAGGAACCAAAACTTATAATGACTACTTTCCAGATGATAATTTAGCTAAAGAGGTAGCAGAAACAATGAACAAAAACGCGGATGAATCTGTAACTGTCGAGGAATTAGCTAAAATAACTAAACTAGATGCACGGAGCCAAGATATAGAAGATAGCACTGGAATCGAATATTTGACTGGATTAGAGATACTTTATCTTGAGGATAATCAACTAAAAAGTATAGATGTCAGTAAAAATCTAAATCTAAAAGACTTGGCTTGCTCTAACAACCCGTTAGCGAATTTAGATGTTAGTAAAAACCTTGCTCTAGAAGAATTGACTTGTGAAAACAATGAGTTAACACAACTAGATGTTAGCCAAAATACAGCTTTAGAGTATTTGTATTGCCCTAGAAATCAGTTAACAAAGCTAGATGTTAGTAAAAACTCCGCTTTACGTTATTTGGCTTGCGATGTCAATCAGTTAACCAATTTAGATGTTAGTAAAAATCCAGCTTTAACAAATCTTGGTTGTACTAAAAATCAGCTTACAGATTTAGATATTAGCCAAAATCCGAATTTAAGCACTTTGATTTGTTCTGATAACCAGTTAACCAACTTAGACGTTAGCCAAAATCAATCTCTAGCATACTTGACTTGTGATAACAATAAGTTGAAGAAGATAGATATTGATCAAAATCTAGCTTTAATAGAGTTATCTTGTGAAAATAATCAACTAACGAATTTAGATACTACCCAAAATCTAGCTTTAGAGTTTTTATATTGCGATGACAATCAGCTTACAGATTTAGATGTTAGTAAAAACGTAAATTTATTAATTTTATTTTGTAATAATAATCAACTAACGAGTCTAGCGGTTGGAGATACGATAGGGAAAGTAAGATGTAATAATAACCAGTTAAAAGATATTAGTTTTTTACCAGATTATTTTACTGACGATTATGATGATTACCAAGCAATGGATCAAACATTAGTAAGTCCAACCCAAACCACACAAAATAATACACTTGTATACGCTGTTCCGACAGATCTGTTAGATAAGGATGGTAATATTGTTTCCATCATCAAACCAGATAACGGCGGAATTTATGATGCAGCTACTAGAACGATTACGTGGGAAAATTTACCGGATAACGGTGAAGTAAGTTACACATTTGAAAATGAAGATTATGGTAGATTTTCCGGAAGAGTTACTGTGCCATATACTGGCAAAGAAACTATCAGCATTTCTAGTGATGACGAGATCAGTTACAAAGAAGGCACTACAAAAACAGAAGCAGCCTTCCTTGCCGATATTCATGCAAGCGTAACTCCAGCAACAGAAACCATCACTAGCAATTTCGCAGACGCAGTAGACTTCCAAACACCTGGTAAGTACGTTGTAACACTAAGCGTTGCAGGATCAGATGTTACGAAAGACGTCATTGTATATGTGACAGCAGAACCAAGTACAGATAATCCTGTCGCTCCTACTCCACCAAAAGATAAAGATGATACAGATGTTAACAACGAACAAAGTCCGGGAAACGATAAAGATGGTACAGATGTTAACAGTGGAAAAAGTACGGACAAACAACCTGTGAAAGTAGTCGAAAAACAGTTACCAAAAACAGGTGATATTACTAGCTTAAGTTTGTCATTAGCTGGAATTGTTTGTTTAAGCTTCGGTATTCTATTTTTCATCAAACGAAAGAAAAAAACAGTCTAA